The genomic segment GTCAATGACCGCAAGGCATCACGCGGCGACGATTACGCGCACGACAACAACCGTTCCGCCGAAGGCAACGATGCCTCGTTGACCTCCGGCCCGTCATTCGAACGTCGCGTCCATGCTGATGGCAGCGTCGAAGAGGTCCCGCCACCGACGACCGGGGCCGATGACGAGGCGGAGTCGAAGGCATCGAACGCGTCCAGGGACGGCACGTCGGAAGACGCCTGATCTGCAGCGGGCGTCGCGCACTGGCCGGCGCCGTGCGTGCGAACTCGCGTTTTCGGGTTGTCCGTTTGAAACGTGCGCACACGTGCGCGCACAGACCTGCAGCCAAACCGTCGTCATGGCCCGCGCGTCCGCAGATTGGCCACTGCGCATCCGCCTTTCGCACGCTTTCGGCTCCAAATGCCGATCGATCCGGTGTGGAGCGAAGGCATTCGCACACGCTCACAACGAAAACCTGACATCCGGTTCGCGCACGGCCAGCGTCGATCCCCTAGAATCCGCACCGTCCTCGCCCCCGGAGTCACCGTATGTCGTCTGCCCCTCTCGCCTACCGCCGCGTCCTGCTCAAGTTGTCCGGCGAGGCCCTGATGGGCGACGAGGATTACGGCATCGATCCCAAGGTCATCGGTCGTCTGGCCGATGAAGTGATCGAGGCGCAGAAGGCCGGCGCCGAGGTCGGTCTGGTCATCGGCGGCGGCAACATCTTCCGCGGCGCTGGCCTGGCTGCGGCCGGCATGGACCGCGTCACCGGCGACCAGATGGGCATGCTCGCCACCGTCATCAATGCGCTGGCGATGCAGGATGCGCTGGAGAAGCGCGGCGCGCGTGCCCGCGTCATGAGTGCGATCAAGATCAACGACGTCTGCGAGGACTACATCCGCCGTCGTGCGATCCGCCATCTGGAAAAGGGCCGCATCGCGATCTTCGCCGCCGGCGTCGGCAGCCCGTTCTTCACCACCGATTCGGGCGCCGCGCTGCGTGGCATCGAGATCGGCGCGGATCTGCTGCTCAAGGCGACCAAGGTCGATGGCGTGTACGACGCCGACCCGAAGAAGGTGCCCGATGCCAAGCGTTACGACCGCCTGACCTATGACGAAGTGCTGCGCCAGGGCCTCGAAGTCATGGACACCGCGGCATTCGCGCTCGCGCGCGATTCCGATCTGCCGCTGCGCATCTTCGACATGAGCCAGGCCGGCGTGCTGCTGCGCATCCTGCGTGGCGAGCCGATCGGCACGCTGGTGCAGGGCCGCAGCTGAGCCCGTTCCGCGCGGCCTCGCGCTGCGCTGCGGCATCACCCGGCCCCGTCGTCGGCCCCGGACGCTTATAATCGTCCGATTCGCACACGGACCGGGGCTGCCCATGCTCAACGACATCAAGAAAGACACCCAGACCCGCATGGCCAAGAGCGTCGAAGCGCTCAAGCACACGCTGGTCAAGGTGCGCACCGGCCGCGCGTCGACCGCACTGGTCGACAACATCAAGGTCAACTACCACGGTTCGGACATGCCGCTGAACCAGGTCGCCAGCGTGGTGGTGTCCGATGCCCGCTCGCTGATGATCACGCCGTGGGAAAAGCAGATCGTCGGTGCGATCGAGAAGGCGATTCTCGGCTCCGACCTCGGCCTGACCCCGAACACCGCCGGCACGACGATCCGCCTCAACCTGCCCGCGCTGACCGAAGAGCGCCGCCGTGACCTGTCGAAGGTCGTGCACAGCGAAGGCGAGGACAGCAAGGTCGCCATCCGCAACATCCGCCGCGATGCCAACCAGCAGATCAAGGAACTCCTCAAGGAGAAGCTGATCTCCGAAGACGACGAGCGCCGCAGCGAGGACGAGATCCAGAAGATCACCGATTCGGCGATCAAGGATGTCGACGAGGTCGTCAAGGCCAAGGAACAGGAACTGATGTCGGTCTGACGGCCTGGCCGCAGTCCGCATGAACGCGCCAATTCCGACCGGGCCCGTCCCGCGCCACATCGCCGTCATCATGGACGGCAACGGGCGCTGGGCGGCGCGTCGCAAGCGTCCGCGCGCGATCGGCCACCGTGCCGGCGCGCGCACCGTCAACCTCTGCATCGATTTCTGCCTCGAACGCGGCGTCGGCGCGCTCACCCTGTTCGCGTTCTCCAGCGAAAACTGGGGCCGCCCCGACGAGGAAGTCGGCGCGCTGATGAAGCTGTTCCTCGGCGCGCTCGACCGTGAAGTCGGCGAACTGCATCGCCGCGGCGTGCGCCTGCGTTTCATCGGCGAGCGCAGCCGCTTCAGCGACGGCATCCGCGGTCGCATGGCGGCGGCGGAAACGCTGACCGCCGGCAACACGCGCCTCACATTGGCGGTGGCCGCCAGTTATGGCGGACGCCAGGACATCGCATCGGCGGCGCGTTCGCTCGCCGAGGATGTCGCGGCCGGCCGGCTGCGTCCCGACCAGATCGACGAAGCCGCGCTCGGCGCACGCGTCGCGCTGGCCGACCTGCCGGAACCGGATCTCTTCATCCGGACCGGCGGGGATCTGCGCGTCAGCAATTTCCTGTTGTGGCAGCTGGCCTACACCGAGCTGTGGTTCACCGAGACCCTGTGGCCCGAATTCGGCGCGCAGGAACTCGAGCAGGCGTTACAGGTCTATGCCTCGCGCGAGCGACGCTTCGGGCTGACGGGCGAACAGATCGCCACCGCACAGGACGCGCCCGGGGAGGGCCACCCATGACATCGACCCGCATCCTCGCGGCCCTGCTGATGGCGCCCGTCGCCATCGCCGCCGTGCTGCTGCTCAATACGCCGTGGATGGCCGCCGTCTCGGCGATCATCTTCCTCGCCGCGCTGTGGGAATGGCTGCGGCTGACCGACATCGACGACACCCTCGCGCGCACCGCGCTGCTGGCGCTGAACCTGCTGCTGATGGTGGCCGTGGTCTGGGCCTCGGCGACCGGCGGTGGCTCGCTGGTGCTGCTGAAGATCCTGGCGATGATCGGCGTCGTCTGGTGGCTGCTGGCGACACTGTGGCTGCGTCACTACGACTTCGCCTCCGACCACGACACCAAGGCGCGCGTGTTCAAGCTCGCTGCCGGCACGCTGGCGGTGATTCCGGCCTGGGCCGCGCTGTGCGTGATCCACGCCGGCGAGAACGGCGGCCATGGCAACCGTTGGCTGCTGCTGGCGCTGGCGATCGTCTGGGCCACCGACACCGGCGCCTACTTCGCCGGCCGCAAGTTCGGCAAGCACAAACTTGCGCCGCGCATCAGCCCGAACAAGACCGTCGAAGGTCTGGCCGGTGGCGTCGTCGCGGGTGTGGTCGTCGCGGTGGCATTCGCGCCACTGGCCGGCGCCACCGTCGCGCAGTTGCCGCTGGTCGCGCTGGTCGCGGTGCTGACCGTGCTGGCATCGGTGGTCGGCGATCTGTTCGAAAGCCTGCTCAAGAGGCACGTCGGCGCCAAGGACTCGGGCACGCTGATTCCCGGCCACGGCGGCGTGCTCGATCGCCTCGACAGTGTGCTGGCAGCACTGCCGGTGTTCGCGTTCGGCCAGATCTGGCTCGGCTTCTGACGATGCAATCCGTATTCGCGTGCCGCGGCCGGATGTGCCGCGCATGATCCGCAAGGTCGCGGTCTTCGGTGCCACCGGTTCGATCGGCACCTCGGCGCTGGATGTCATCGCCAGGCATCCCGATCGCCTGCGCGCCAGCGTGCTGGCGGCGGGCAGCAACGTGGCCGCACTGGTCGCGCTGTGCGTCACGCACCGACCGGATCATGCAGTGATCGCCGATGCTGCGTTGCTCGACGCACTGGCGTCGGCGCTGCGCGATGCCAGCCTGGACACCACGCCGCACGCCGGCATGCCCGCACTCGATGCACTCGCCAGAGATGCGGCTGCCTGCGACACGGTCGTCGCCGCGATCGTCGGCGCCGCAGGACTCGATTCCACGCTGGCCGCGCTGCGCGCCGGCAAACGCGTCCTGCTGGCCAACAAGGAATCGCTGGTGCTGGCCGGCGCGCTGATGATGCAGGCCGCGCACGACGCGGGCGCGACCATCGTGCCGATCGACAGCGAACACAACGCGATCCACCAGTGCCTGCCTGCAGACGGCGATTGCAGCGGCGTTGCGCGCATCATCCTGACCGCATCCGGCGGCCCGTTCCGCGGGCGCAGTCGCTTATCACTCGCCGACGTGACACCGGCCCAAGCGGTCGCGCATCCCAAGTGGTCGATGGGCCCGAAGATCTCGGTCGACTCGGCCACGCTGATGAACAAGGGCCTGGAGCTGATCGAGGCGCATCACCTGTTCGCGATGCCGGTCGAGCGGCTCGATGTGCTGGTGCATCCGCAGAGCCTGGTGCACTCCTTCGTCGAGTTCATCGACGGTTCCACGCTCGCCCAGCTGGGATTGCCCGACATGCGCACCGCGCTCGCCGTCGGCCTGGGCTATCCGGATCGCATCGCCTCCGGCGTGACGGGCCTGGACCTGCTGCAACACGGGCGCCTCGATTTCGAAGCGCCGGATACCGACGCATTCCCGTGCCTGGCCCTCGCCCGCGGCGCATTGGCTGCCGGCGGCACGGCGCCTGCGCTGCTGAACGCGGCGAACGAAGTGGCGGTTTCAGCGTTTCTTCAGGGGCACCTGCGTTTTCTAGCCATTCCCACGCTGGTCGAGCACGTGCTCGGCACGCTTCCTGCCGCTCACGCGGCGTCGCTGGCCGTGCTGCGCGATGCCGATGCGCGCGCGCGCCACGTTGCCACGCAGGCGATCGAAACCGGTGCTGTCCATTGAGCAAGCGTGATGTCTGAATTCTTCGGCTCGGTGTGGTGGCTGATTGTCAGCCTCGGCGTGCTGGTCACCTTCCACGAGTTCGGCCACTACTGGGTCGCGCGCCGCTGCGGTGTGCGCGTGCTGCGGTTCTCGGTCGGTTTCGGCCGCGCATTGTGGTCGCGCCGCGGCAAGGACGGCACGGTCTACCAGATCGCGATGATCCCGCTGGGCGGCTACGTCAAGATGCTCGACGAGCGCGAAAGCCCGGTGCCGGAAGCCGAAGCGCACGAAGCCTTCAACCGCGCATCTGTCTGGAAGCGCATCGCCATCGTCGCCGCCGGGCCGATCGCCAATCTGATCCTGTGCGTCGTGCTGTTGTGGGCGATGTTCGTCATCGGCCGTCCCGATTACGCGCCCGTCGTCGGCCAGTC from the Luteimonas fraxinea genome contains:
- the frr gene encoding ribosome recycling factor codes for the protein MLNDIKKDTQTRMAKSVEALKHTLVKVRTGRASTALVDNIKVNYHGSDMPLNQVASVVVSDARSLMITPWEKQIVGAIEKAILGSDLGLTPNTAGTTIRLNLPALTEERRRDLSKVVHSEGEDSKVAIRNIRRDANQQIKELLKEKLISEDDERRSEDEIQKITDSAIKDVDEVVKAKEQELMSV
- the pyrH gene encoding UMP kinase, with the translated sequence MSSAPLAYRRVLLKLSGEALMGDEDYGIDPKVIGRLADEVIEAQKAGAEVGLVIGGGNIFRGAGLAAAGMDRVTGDQMGMLATVINALAMQDALEKRGARARVMSAIKINDVCEDYIRRRAIRHLEKGRIAIFAAGVGSPFFTTDSGAALRGIEIGADLLLKATKVDGVYDADPKKVPDAKRYDRLTYDEVLRQGLEVMDTAAFALARDSDLPLRIFDMSQAGVLLRILRGEPIGTLVQGRS
- the uppS gene encoding polyprenyl diphosphate synthase encodes the protein MNAPIPTGPVPRHIAVIMDGNGRWAARRKRPRAIGHRAGARTVNLCIDFCLERGVGALTLFAFSSENWGRPDEEVGALMKLFLGALDREVGELHRRGVRLRFIGERSRFSDGIRGRMAAAETLTAGNTRLTLAVAASYGGRQDIASAARSLAEDVAAGRLRPDQIDEAALGARVALADLPEPDLFIRTGGDLRVSNFLLWQLAYTELWFTETLWPEFGAQELEQALQVYASRERRFGLTGEQIATAQDAPGEGHP
- a CDS encoding phosphatidate cytidylyltransferase, whose translation is MTSTRILAALLMAPVAIAAVLLLNTPWMAAVSAIIFLAALWEWLRLTDIDDTLARTALLALNLLLMVAVVWASATGGGSLVLLKILAMIGVVWWLLATLWLRHYDFASDHDTKARVFKLAAGTLAVIPAWAALCVIHAGENGGHGNRWLLLALAIVWATDTGAYFAGRKFGKHKLAPRISPNKTVEGLAGGVVAGVVVAVAFAPLAGATVAQLPLVALVAVLTVLASVVGDLFESLLKRHVGAKDSGTLIPGHGGVLDRLDSVLAALPVFAFGQIWLGF
- the dxr gene encoding 1-deoxy-D-xylulose-5-phosphate reductoisomerase, giving the protein MIRKVAVFGATGSIGTSALDVIARHPDRLRASVLAAGSNVAALVALCVTHRPDHAVIADAALLDALASALRDASLDTTPHAGMPALDALARDAAACDTVVAAIVGAAGLDSTLAALRAGKRVLLANKESLVLAGALMMQAAHDAGATIVPIDSEHNAIHQCLPADGDCSGVARIILTASGGPFRGRSRLSLADVTPAQAVAHPKWSMGPKISVDSATLMNKGLELIEAHHLFAMPVERLDVLVHPQSLVHSFVEFIDGSTLAQLGLPDMRTALAVGLGYPDRIASGVTGLDLLQHGRLDFEAPDTDAFPCLALARGALAAGGTAPALLNAANEVAVSAFLQGHLRFLAIPTLVEHVLGTLPAAHAASLAVLRDADARARHVATQAIETGAVH